In Carettochelys insculpta isolate YL-2023 chromosome 21, ASM3395843v1, whole genome shotgun sequence, a single genomic region encodes these proteins:
- the ZER1 gene encoding protein zer-1 homolog, which translates to MASDSPESLMILCTDYCLRNLEGTLCYLLDNETLRLHPDVFLPSEICDKLVNEYVELVNADSIFEPHESFFTLFSDPRSTRLARIHLREDIVQDQDLEAIRKQDLVELYLTNCEKLTAKSLQTLLSFSHTLVSLSLFGCSNIFYEEENPGGCEDDCLVNPTRQVLVKDFTFEGFSRLRFLNLGRMTEGVNVETLLRPLASLTALDLSGIQLNDVAFLTQWKDSLVSLVLYNMDLSEEHIQVIAQLRKLRHLDISRDRLSSYYKFKLTRRVLSLFVDNLVNLSSLDISGHTMLENCSIPSIEENVGQTSIEPSKSSIAPFRDLKRPLQFLGLFETSLCRLTHIPAYKVSGDKNEEQVLNAIEAYTEHRPEITSRAINLLFDIARIERCNQLLRALQLVITALKCHKYDKNIQVTGSAALFYLTNSEYRMEQSVKLRRQVIQVVLNGMESYQEVTVQRNCCLTLCNFSIPEELEFQYRRVNELLLNILNPTRQDESIQRIAVHLCNALVCQVDNDHKEAVGKMGFVMTMLKLIQKKLLDKTCDQVMEFSWSALWNITDETPDNCEMFLNYSGMKLFLECLKEFPEKQELHRNMLGLLGNVAEVKELRPQLMTSQFISVFSNLLESKADGIEVSYNACGVLSHIMFDGPEVWGICEPGREEVVDRMWTAIQSWDINSRRNINYRSFEPILRLLPQGISPVSQHWATWALYNLVSVYPDKYCPLLIKEGGMPLLKDVIKMASARQETKEMARKVIEHCSNFKEENMDTSR; encoded by the exons ATGGCATCTGACAGCCCAGAGTCACTGATGATATTATGCACAGATTACTGCCTCCGCAACCTGGAGGGGACCCTCTGCTACCTATTGGACAATGAGACCCTTCGGCTTCACCCTGATGTCTTCCTGCCAAGCGAGATCTGTGACAAGCTCGTCAATGA GTATGTGGAGCTGGTGAATGCAGACAGCATCTTTGAACCCCACGAGAGCTTCTTCACCCTCTTCTCAGATCCTCGGAGCACCAGGCTAGCCCGAATCCATTTGCGGGAGGACATAGTGCAGGATCAGGACTTGGAGGCCATTAGAAAGCAG GACCTTGTTGAGCTGTATCTGACTAACTGTGAGAAGCTGACAGCCAAGAGCCTGCAGACCCTCCTAAGCTTCAGCCACACTCTAGTTTCTCTGAGCCTCTTTGGCTGCAGTAATATCTTCTATGAGGAAGAGAATCCTGGAGGCTGTGAAGACGACTGCCTGGTGAATCCCACTCGCCAGGTGTTGGTCAAGGACTTTACCTTTGAGGGCTTCAGCCGCCTGCGTTTTCTGAACCTGGGCCGCATGACTGAGGGGGTGAATGTGGAGACTCTGCTTCGACCTTTGGCCTCCCTCACTGCTCTGGATCTCTCTGGGATCCAGCTCAATGATGTGGCATTTCTGACCCAGTGGAAAGACAGTCTGGTTTCCTTAGTGCTTTACAACATGGACCTTTCAGAGGAGCACATTCAAGTGATTGCACAGCTCCGCAAGCTCAG GCACTTGGATATTTCTCGAGACCGCCTGTCCAGTTATTACAAATTCAAGCTGACCCGGAGGGTGCTGAGCCTCTTTGTGGATAACCTGGTGAACCTCTCCTCGCTAGATATCTCAGGGCACACCATGCTGGAGAACTGCAGCATTCCAAGCATTGAGGAGAATGTGGGTCAGACAAG CATTGAGCCATCCAAGAGCAGCATTGCCCCCTTCAGGGACTTGAAACGACCGCTTCAATTCCTGGGCCTCTTTGAGACCTCTCTGTGCCGTCTGACACATATTCCAGCCTACAAG GTGAGTGGGGACAAGAATGAAGAGCAGGTGCTGAATGCTATTGAGGCATACACGGAACACCGTCCTGAAATCACCTCCCGAGCCATCAATCTCCTATTTGACATTGCCCGCATTGAGCGCTGCAACCAGCTGCTAAGAGCACTGCAG CTGGTGATCACAGCTCTCAAGTGTCACAAGTACGATAAGAACATCCAGGTGACTGGGAGCGCAGCACTTTTCTACTTAACAAATTCGGAGTATCGGATGGAGCAGAGTGTGAAGCTGCGGCGTCAGGTCATCCAGGTGGTGTTGAACGGCATGGAGTCTTACCAGGAAGTGACA GTGCAGCGGAACTGCTGCCTGACGCTGTGTAACTTCAGCATCCCAGAGGAGCTGGAATTCCAGTACCGTCGTGTCAATGAGCTGCTGCTGAACATCCTCAATCCCACGCGGCAGGACGAGTCCATCCAGCGCATCGCTGTACACCTCTGCAATGCCTTGGTCTGCCAAGTGGACAACGACCATAAGGAGGCTGTGGGCAAGATGGGTTTTGTCATG ACCATGCTAAAGCTGATTCAGAAGAAGCTGCTGGATAAAACA TGTGACCAGGTGATGGAGTTCTCCTGGAGTGCGCTGTGGAATATCACAGACGAAACCCCCGATAACTGTGAGATGTTTCTCAACTACAGTGGCATGAAACTCTTCCTGGAGTGTCTGAAA GAGTTCCCTGAGAAGCAAGAGCTACATCGTAACATGCTGGGCCTTCTGGGAAATGTGGCAGAGGTGAAAGAGCTCCGTCCACAGCTCATGACCTCCCAGTTCATCAGTGTGTTCAG CAACCTGTTGGAGAGCAAAGCAGATGGGATTGAAGTATCGTACAATGCATGTGGAGTTCTCTCCCACATCATGTTTGATGGCCCAGAGGTATGGGGTATCTGTGAGCCAGGCCGAGAGGAAGTAGTAGACAGGATGTGGACAGCCATCCAGAGCTGGGACATTAATTCCAGAAGAAATATTAATTACAG GTCATTTGAACCAATCCTTCGACTCCTTCCACAAGGGATctcacctgtcagccagcattggGCTACCTGGGCTCTGTATAACCTTGTTTCTGTTTACC CTGACAAGTACTGCCCCCTCCTAATCAAAGAAGGTGGAATGCCCCTTCTGAAGGATGTGATTAAGATGGCTTCAGCACGGCAGGAGACCAAGGAAATGGCCCG GAAAGTTATAGAGCACTGCAGTAACTTTAAGGAGGAGAACATGGACACTTCCAGATAG